Proteins from a genomic interval of Tenacibaculum sp. SZ-18:
- a CDS encoding purine-nucleoside phosphorylase, which translates to MKRQQLKETIKYITDKNIDTPEVGIVLGTGLGKLVDDIEINQEIQYGEIPNFPEATVEFHSGKLIFGKLSGKSVVVMSGRFHLYEGYTPWEVTYGIRTMHGLGIKTLLISNAAGAINLSYKKGDLMLIEDHINLQGSSPLAFKQAKEFGNIFADMLEPYSRKLNDRLKVIAKQNDINLHEGIYASVLGPQLETRAEYRMLQILETDAVGMSTVPEVIVAKQLNIPCCAISVLTDECDPKNLQPVDISDIIAVAGKAEPKLITLFKELISKL; encoded by the coding sequence ATGAAACGACAACAACTGAAAGAAACTATAAAATATATAACTGATAAAAATATTGATACTCCAGAAGTAGGAATTGTATTAGGAACAGGTTTAGGTAAGTTAGTTGACGACATAGAAATCAACCAAGAAATCCAATACGGTGAAATTCCAAACTTTCCAGAAGCAACAGTTGAGTTCCATTCAGGAAAATTAATCTTTGGTAAATTATCAGGTAAAAGTGTGGTTGTAATGTCTGGTCGTTTTCATTTGTATGAAGGTTATACTCCTTGGGAAGTTACTTATGGAATTAGAACAATGCACGGATTAGGAATTAAAACTCTTTTAATTTCAAATGCTGCAGGAGCAATTAATCTTTCATACAAAAAAGGAGACTTAATGTTAATTGAAGACCACATCAATTTACAAGGTAGTTCTCCATTAGCTTTTAAACAAGCAAAAGAATTCGGGAACATTTTTGCAGACATGTTAGAACCATATTCAAGAAAATTGAACGACCGTCTGAAAGTTATTGCAAAACAGAACGACATAAACCTACATGAAGGAATTTATGCAAGTGTATTAGGTCCGCAATTAGAAACACGCGCTGAATACAGAATGCTTCAAATATTAGAAACAGATGCTGTTGGAATGAGTACTGTTCCTGAAGTAATTGTCGCTAAACAATTAAATATTCCTTGTTGTGCGATTTCGGTTTTAACCGATGAATGTGACCCTAAAAATCTACAGCCTGTAGATATTTCAGATATTATTGCAGTCGCAGGTAAAGCGGAACCAAAACTGATTACATTGTTTAAAGAATTGATTAGTAAATTATAG
- the arsS gene encoding arsenosugar biosynthesis radical SAM (seleno)protein ArsS (Some members of this family are selenoproteins.), whose product MKKSLLARNNDLANTERQLEILSNGIFKDGELPTFAEKIKETNQFPLQPKKLEILQINLGYMCNQVCAHCHVDAGPDRKEIMTQETMNQCLEVIKKTGAHTLDLTGGAPEMNPKFRWFVEEASKAGIKDFIVRSNLTIIRANKKYYDLPEFFKKHNVHVVSSMPHWTRGKTDKQRGDGVFDKSIKALQMLNNVGYGKEDSGLQLDLVYNPSGAFLPGDQAGLESDFKKALLEDFNIVFNNLFAITNLPISRFLDYLIASENYEDYMYALVEAYNPMAVENVMCTNTLSVSWDGWLYDCDFNQMLNLKVASKVKHISEYNEELLRKRNIIINQHCYGCTAGAGSSCQGTVA is encoded by the coding sequence ATGAAGAAATCGCTTTTGGCAAGAAATAACGATTTAGCAAACACTGAGCGTCAATTAGAAATTCTATCAAATGGAATTTTTAAGGATGGTGAATTACCTACGTTTGCTGAAAAAATTAAGGAAACAAATCAATTTCCTTTACAGCCTAAGAAATTAGAAATTCTACAAATAAACCTAGGTTACATGTGTAATCAAGTTTGTGCTCACTGTCATGTAGACGCTGGTCCTGATAGAAAAGAAATCATGACTCAAGAAACCATGAATCAGTGTTTAGAGGTAATTAAAAAAACTGGTGCACACACTTTAGATTTAACTGGTGGAGCTCCAGAGATGAATCCTAAGTTTCGTTGGTTTGTAGAAGAAGCTTCAAAAGCTGGAATTAAAGATTTTATCGTCCGATCGAATCTGACCATTATTCGTGCGAATAAAAAGTATTACGATCTACCTGAGTTCTTTAAAAAACATAATGTTCATGTTGTCTCATCTATGCCGCACTGGACACGTGGAAAAACAGATAAGCAACGTGGTGATGGAGTTTTCGATAAATCCATCAAAGCATTACAAATGTTAAATAATGTTGGTTACGGAAAAGAAGATTCTGGATTACAATTAGATCTTGTTTACAATCCATCAGGTGCATTTTTACCAGGTGATCAAGCTGGCTTAGAAAGTGATTTCAAGAAAGCATTGTTAGAAGATTTTAATATTGTTTTCAATAATTTATTTGCTATCACAAATCTACCTATTAGTAGATTTCTAGATTATTTAATTGCTTCTGAAAATTATGAAGACTATATGTATGCTTTAGTCGAAGCATATAATCCTATGGCGGTTGAAAATGTAATGTGTACGAATACACTTTCTGTTAGTTGGGATGGCTGGTTATACGATTGTGATTTTAACCAAATGCTTAATCTGAAAGTTGCTAGTAAAGTAAAACATATTTCAGAATACAATGAAGAATTGTTGAGAAAACGTAATATCATTATCAACCAACATTGTTACGGTTGTACTGCCGGAGCGGGAAGTAGCTGTCAAGGAACTGTAGCTTAA
- the arsM gene encoding arsenosugar biosynthesis arsenite methyltransferase ArsM, with protein MSYLETTKDVYKEAALTPDVGLCCTTNPIWELPGLKIPKIMQEMNYGCGSTVHARDLTNNPKVLYVGVGGGMELLQFAYFSRQKNGVIGVDVVDEMLEVSDKNFIEAEKQNNWFKSEFVDLRKGDAMNLPVEDNSIDVAAQNCLFNIFKADDLKKAIAEMYRVLKPHGRLVMSDPTCEQPMNQTLRNDERLRALCLSGSLPIAEYVKMLTDAGFGTIEIRARKPYRILDPLNYPTEDLIYIESIEVAAIKDPMPIDGPCIFTGKAAIYFGEEEYFDDGKGHTLLKNQPLAICDKTAGALADLGRKDIFISESTFHYDGGGCC; from the coding sequence ATGAGTTATTTAGAAACAACAAAAGATGTATATAAAGAAGCAGCTTTAACACCAGATGTTGGATTATGCTGTACTACTAACCCTATTTGGGAACTACCAGGTTTAAAAATCCCTAAAATTATGCAAGAAATGAACTACGGTTGTGGCTCTACTGTGCATGCAAGAGATTTAACTAATAATCCAAAAGTTTTATACGTAGGAGTTGGCGGAGGAATGGAATTATTACAATTTGCATATTTTTCTCGTCAAAAAAATGGAGTAATTGGTGTAGATGTAGTTGATGAAATGTTAGAAGTTTCAGATAAAAACTTTATTGAAGCCGAGAAACAAAACAATTGGTTCAAAAGTGAATTTGTTGACCTACGCAAAGGTGATGCAATGAATTTACCTGTTGAAGATAATTCAATTGATGTTGCTGCACAAAACTGCTTGTTTAATATTTTTAAAGCAGATGACTTAAAGAAAGCTATTGCTGAAATGTATCGTGTTTTAAAACCACACGGACGTTTAGTTATGAGTGATCCAACTTGTGAACAACCAATGAATCAAACATTACGTAATGATGAGCGTTTACGTGCATTATGCTTAAGTGGTAGTTTGCCAATTGCAGAATACGTTAAAATGTTAACGGATGCTGGTTTCGGTACCATAGAAATTAGAGCGAGAAAGCCATATAGAATTTTAGATCCTTTAAATTATCCAACTGAAGACCTAATTTACATCGAATCAATTGAAGTTGCTGCCATTAAAGATCCAATGCCAATAGATGGACCATGTATTTTTACTGGAAAAGCCGCAATTTACTTCGGAGAAGAAGAATATTTTGATGATGGAAAAGGTCATACGCTACTTAAAAATCAACCATTAGCTATTTGTGATAAAACTGCTGGTGCTTTAGCAGATTTAGGAAGAAAAGATATTTTCATTTCAGAATCTACTTTCCATTATGATGGTGGCGGATGTTGTTAA
- a CDS encoding TIGR04282 family arsenosugar biosynthesis glycosyltransferase, with protein sequence MIFTRNPELGKVKTRLAKSLGDKKALEIYKFLLNRTKEVTQQISSDKAVFYSVKVRDNDIWDATVFQKLQQEGDDLGERMQNAFTTAFSMGYEKVAIIGSDLYELESHHIDEAFHQLNSNDVVIGPAEDGGYYLLAAKQVYPDVFNNKDWGTSSIREATLNDLKKQSVFLLPILNDVDVVEDIRDHPAFTQFLKP encoded by the coding sequence ATGATTTTTACCAGAAATCCTGAATTAGGAAAGGTAAAAACTCGACTTGCAAAATCTCTAGGTGACAAAAAAGCACTTGAGATCTATAAATTCTTATTAAACAGAACAAAAGAAGTAACACAGCAAATATCATCTGATAAGGCAGTGTTTTATTCTGTTAAGGTAAGAGATAATGATATATGGGATGCTACCGTATTTCAAAAATTACAACAAGAAGGTGATGATTTAGGAGAACGAATGCAAAATGCATTCACAACTGCTTTCTCAATGGGATACGAAAAAGTTGCCATAATTGGGAGTGATTTATACGAATTAGAATCACATCATATTGATGAAGCTTTTCATCAATTGAACTCAAATGATGTTGTAATTGGTCCTGCAGAAGATGGTGGATATTATCTATTGGCCGCAAAACAAGTTTATCCCGATGTTTTTAATAATAAAGATTGGGGAACCTCATCTATTCGAGAAGCGACTTTAAACGACTTAAAAAAACAAAGCGTATTTTTATTACCAATACTTAACGATGTTGATGTTGTTGAAGACATTCGAGATCATCCAGCATTCACACAATTTTTAAAGCCATGA
- a CDS encoding arsenosugar biosynthesis-associated peroxidase-like protein — protein sequence MSKTYYDPSDLRKFGKITEWSEELGNKFFDYYGKVFEEGALTAREKSLIALAVAHTEQCPYCIDAYTKDGLQRGITKEEMMEAIHVGAAIKSGATLVHGVQMMNKVNKLEM from the coding sequence ATGTCTAAAACATATTATGATCCTTCCGACTTAAGAAAGTTCGGTAAAATAACAGAATGGAGTGAAGAACTTGGAAACAAGTTCTTCGACTATTATGGTAAAGTTTTTGAAGAAGGAGCACTTACCGCTCGAGAAAAAAGTTTAATAGCACTAGCCGTAGCACATACAGAGCAATGTCCATATTGCATTGATGCATATACAAAAGATGGATTACAACGTGGAATCACAAAAGAAGAAATGATGGAAGCTATTCACGTTGGAGCAGCAATTAAAAGTGGTGCTACCTTAGTTCACGGTGTTCAAATGATGAACAAAGTGAACAAATTAGAAATGTAA
- the cyoE gene encoding heme o synthase, whose translation MSSVLTAEKSVLKTFFIDFKQLTKVGLSVSVVFTSIAGYLLGAETVDYSIILLLSVGGYLMVGASNAFNQVIEKDIDAVMQRTKNRPLPSGRMKPTSAFIIATVFTIAGIAILYIIHPKCALFGAISIFLYTSVYTPLKAITPLAVFVGAIPGAIPFMLGWVAATGNFGIEAGFLFMIQFFWQFPHFWAIGWLQDEEYKKAGLHMLPMDKKDKGAVAQIIFYTCVMILISVAPVLKVTGSLYIYPITAFTVVILGLLMLFYGIKLYKSQENTDARKLMLASVFYITVLPIIYVIDKFLH comes from the coding sequence GTGAGTTCAGTTTTGACGGCAGAAAAATCAGTTTTAAAAACATTTTTTATAGATTTTAAACAACTAACTAAGGTTGGTTTGTCCGTAAGTGTGGTGTTTACATCAATAGCTGGTTATTTATTAGGAGCAGAAACGGTAGACTATTCAATTATATTATTATTAAGTGTTGGAGGATATTTAATGGTAGGTGCGTCCAATGCTTTTAATCAGGTGATAGAAAAGGATATTGACGCTGTAATGCAAAGAACAAAAAATCGGCCTTTACCTTCAGGTAGGATGAAACCGACTTCTGCGTTCATAATAGCAACGGTTTTTACCATAGCAGGAATCGCAATACTATATATAATTCATCCTAAATGTGCATTATTCGGTGCAATTTCTATTTTTTTATATACTAGTGTATACACTCCATTAAAAGCAATAACTCCTCTTGCAGTTTTTGTTGGAGCAATTCCGGGAGCGATTCCTTTCATGTTAGGATGGGTAGCAGCCACAGGAAATTTTGGAATAGAAGCTGGTTTTTTATTTATGATTCAATTTTTTTGGCAGTTTCCACATTTTTGGGCTATCGGGTGGTTACAAGATGAGGAGTATAAAAAAGCAGGATTGCATATGTTGCCTATGGATAAAAAAGATAAAGGTGCAGTTGCACAGATAATTTTTTATACATGTGTAATGATTTTGATTTCGGTAGCACCTGTATTAAAGGTTACAGGTTCATTATACATTTATCCAATAACTGCGTTTACAGTAGTTATTTTAGGATTATTGATGTTGTTTTACGGAATTAAATTATATAAGTCTCAAGAAAATACTGATGCTAGAAAATTAATGTTGGCTAGCGTTTTTTATATCACAGTATTACCAATTATTTACGTAATAGATAAATTTTTACATTAA
- a CDS encoding DUF547 domain-containing protein — protein MKKFLLIINLFITVTVSAQTSIFNGILSTHVDAKGNVNYNALKKDEATLNNYLAYLEKTSPSSSWSKNKQKAFWINAYNAYTIKLILNNYPVKSIMKIKEKEKSPWKIPFAFVGGKPYTLDHIEHNILRKKLFDPRIHVGVNCASVSCPKLHNKAFTEANIDSELESLMKQFINDPKRNKLNKKSTIHISEIFNWFKGDFTIKGSVVDYINKYANEPVDADAKIHHLPYDWNLNGK, from the coding sequence ATGAAAAAATTCCTCCTAATTATTAACCTTTTTATAACTGTAACTGTTTCGGCACAAACGAGTATATTTAATGGTATATTGAGTACACATGTTGATGCTAAAGGAAATGTAAACTATAATGCTTTGAAAAAAGATGAAGCTACATTAAATAATTATCTCGCTTATTTAGAAAAAACATCTCCAAGTTCATCTTGGTCTAAAAATAAGCAAAAGGCATTTTGGATTAATGCATATAACGCCTACACAATTAAATTGATCTTAAATAACTATCCCGTTAAAAGTATCATGAAAATAAAGGAAAAAGAAAAAAGCCCATGGAAAATTCCTTTCGCATTTGTAGGTGGAAAACCATACACTTTAGACCATATAGAGCATAATATTTTACGAAAAAAATTGTTCGACCCTAGAATTCACGTTGGTGTTAACTGTGCCTCTGTATCATGTCCTAAATTACATAACAAAGCTTTTACTGAAGCAAACATTGATAGTGAACTAGAGAGCTTAATGAAGCAGTTTATTAATGATCCTAAGCGTAACAAATTAAATAAAAAGAGTACAATTCATATCTCGGAAATCTTTAACTGGTTCAAGGGAGATTTCACTATAAAAGGTTCTGTTGTTGACTACATTAACAAATATGCAAACGAACCTGTAGATGCTGATGCTAAAATTCATCATTTACCATATGACTGGAATCTGAACGGAAAATAG
- a CDS encoding DUF420 domain-containing protein produces MSNLVANEQKYKKFITVVSIVIPIAVAALFGIKIPNVEALSFLPPIYATINGLTAVLLIVSVIAIKNGNRKLHEQLNTTALVFSALFLVMYVAYHMTSESTEFGGEGVIKYVYYFILITHILLSIVVIPFVLFTFMRAKLGQFAQHRKIAKITFPLWLYVAVTGVIVYLMISPYYAV; encoded by the coding sequence ATGAGTAATTTAGTTGCAAACGAACAAAAGTACAAGAAGTTCATTACCGTAGTATCAATTGTTATTCCTATAGCAGTTGCCGCACTTTTTGGAATCAAAATTCCTAATGTTGAAGCGTTATCTTTTTTACCACCAATATATGCCACTATTAATGGATTGACGGCAGTATTATTAATTGTTTCAGTTATAGCAATTAAAAATGGTAATAGAAAGTTGCATGAACAACTAAATACTACGGCTCTAGTTTTTTCAGCATTATTTTTGGTGATGTATGTAGCATATCATATGACCTCGGAATCAACAGAATTTGGAGGGGAAGGTGTTATTAAGTATGTTTATTATTTCATTTTAATCACACACATTTTATTATCAATTGTAGTAATTCCATTTGTGTTATTTACTTTTATGAGAGCCAAGCTTGGACAGTTTGCCCAACATAGGAAAATAGCAAAGATTACTTTTCCTTTGTGGTTATATGTTGCAGTAACAGGGGTTATAGTGTATTTAATGATAAGTCCATATTATGCCGTATAA
- a CDS encoding cytochrome C oxidase subunit IV family protein, whose amino-acid sequence MAHSHESNTKRIWIVLAILSFITAVEVGLGIVKPDALHLHGPGTSWLNWIFIILTLAKAYYIAWAFMHLEGEKKWFRRAIVWTAVFLICYLLFIVLFEGGYLYDTLAPLIKW is encoded by the coding sequence ATGGCACATTCACACGAGTCAAATACAAAAAGAATTTGGATTGTTTTAGCAATCTTATCGTTTATCACAGCTGTTGAAGTTGGTTTAGGTATTGTTAAGCCTGATGCTTTACATTTACATGGTCCGGGTACAAGCTGGTTAAACTGGATATTTATTATATTAACATTAGCAAAAGCATATTATATTGCTTGGGCATTTATGCACCTTGAAGGCGAAAAGAAGTGGTTTAGGCGCGCAATTGTTTGGACAGCAGTTTTCTTAATCTGTTACCTTTTATTCATCGTTTTATTTGAAGGTGGATACTTATATGATACTTTGGCGCCGTTAATAAAATGGTAA
- a CDS encoding cytochrome c oxidase subunit 3 has product MSEVQVDKELKEAKRKSAKPMLWVSLISMVMFFAGLTSAYIVSAKREDWVSFDLPQAFYISTALIVLSSITLFISQSFLKKDDLKKSMMFLLAALGLGLAFVWYQYVGFKELESLGLYFTGPKSTVSTSFVIGITFIHVLHLLAGVLVLFVVIYNHFKKKYSSANMLGFELGAIFWHFVDLVWILLFLFFKFYK; this is encoded by the coding sequence ATGAGCGAAGTTCAAGTAGATAAAGAGCTGAAAGAAGCAAAAAGAAAGTCAGCAAAACCTATGCTTTGGGTATCCTTAATAAGTATGGTGATGTTTTTTGCTGGATTGACAAGTGCTTACATCGTAAGTGCGAAAAGAGAGGATTGGGTATCGTTTGATTTACCACAGGCATTTTACATTAGCACCGCATTAATTGTATTAAGTAGTATTACCTTATTTATTTCTCAATCATTTTTGAAGAAAGACGATTTAAAGAAATCAATGATGTTTTTGTTAGCCGCTTTAGGGTTAGGTTTAGCATTTGTATGGTATCAATATGTAGGTTTTAAAGAATTAGAAAGTTTAGGGTTATATTTTACAGGTCCGAAAAGTACAGTTTCAACATCTTTTGTGATTGGAATTACATTTATTCACGTTTTACACCTTCTGGCGGGAGTTCTAGTGCTTTTTGTCGTTATTTATAATCATTTTAAAAAGAAGTATTCATCAGCCAATATGCTTGGATTTGAACTAGGTGCAATCTTTTGGCATTTCGTAGATTTAGTATGGATACTTTTATTTTTATTTTTTAAGTTTTACAAGTAA
- a CDS encoding cytochrome c oxidase subunit 3 — protein MDSNIAVNSDNKETWGGGAGVRPFGASYGKMMMWFFILSDALTFSGFLAAYGLTRFKFIDSWPIADEVFTHVPFFHGNYPMYYVAFMTFILIVSSVTMVLAVDAGHKMQKKKVATYMFVTIVFGLIFVGSQAWEWKTFIKGSYGAVRTTDNKILQFVKNGEQIALADFVNTERVDGREQHTAKNGLWFNKEKTISQYSVAQVQEAFMADPSLQVRSERIDLDTKKKITFSRDESLKQLEKANLVVEGANLQVNEYGNPIFADFFFFITGFHGFHVFSGIVLNIIIFFNVVLGTYEKRGHYEMVEKVGLYWHFVDLVWVFVFTFFYLV, from the coding sequence ATGGATTCTAATATCGCTGTAAATTCTGACAATAAAGAGACTTGGGGTGGTGGAGCAGGAGTGCGTCCATTTGGAGCAAGTTATGGTAAAATGATGATGTGGTTTTTTATCCTATCTGATGCATTAACATTTTCGGGGTTCTTAGCTGCTTACGGTTTGACGCGTTTTAAATTTATTGACTCATGGCCTATCGCTGATGAAGTTTTTACACACGTTCCGTTTTTTCATGGGAATTACCCAATGTACTACGTTGCGTTTATGACATTTATTTTAATTGTATCGTCGGTAACTATGGTTTTAGCAGTTGATGCTGGTCATAAGATGCAAAAGAAGAAAGTGGCCACTTATATGTTTGTAACAATCGTATTTGGGTTGATATTCGTTGGTTCTCAGGCTTGGGAGTGGAAAACTTTTATTAAAGGATCTTATGGTGCTGTGAGAACTACAGACAATAAAATTTTACAGTTTGTCAAAAATGGTGAGCAAATAGCATTAGCAGATTTTGTAAACACTGAAAGAGTTGACGGAAGAGAACAACATACAGCAAAGAATGGGTTATGGTTTAATAAAGAAAAAACTATATCTCAATATTCAGTAGCTCAAGTACAAGAAGCTTTCATGGCAGATCCTTCTTTACAGGTAAGGTCAGAAAGAATCGATTTAGACACTAAGAAGAAAATTACCTTCTCAAGAGATGAAAGTTTAAAGCAATTGGAGAAAGCTAATTTAGTTGTAGAAGGAGCAAACTTACAAGTAAACGAATATGGAAATCCAATATTTGCAGATTTCTTTTTCTTTATTACAGGCTTCCATGGTTTTCACGTATTTTCAGGAATCGTATTGAATATCATCATATTTTTTAATGTTGTTTTAGGAACATACGAAAAAAGAGGACATTACGAAATGGTGGAAAAAGTTGGATTATATTGGCACTTCGTAGATTTAGTTTGGGTATTCGTATTTACATTCTTCTACTTAGTTTAA
- a CDS encoding SCO family protein, translated as MKKTKYSYVGITFIVLLFGIYSVPKIIKNFQKADLHKFSKVPNFDFVNQEGKTITNKDYSGKVYVVEFFFATCPTICPIMNRKMVTIQNEFFGNPNFGIASFTITPDIDTPEKLKEYADNYNITHKNWNLLTGKSQDEVFKLSNEGFKLYAGNGQVSHGGFEHSGLFALVDKDGYIRSRYDEQGNAIMYYRALEEQDFPDQINELKQDIKLLLNE; from the coding sequence ATGAAGAAAACGAAATATTCATACGTTGGTATTACATTTATTGTATTACTCTTTGGAATTTATTCAGTTCCTAAGATTATTAAGAATTTTCAAAAGGCCGATTTACACAAGTTTTCTAAAGTTCCCAATTTTGATTTCGTAAATCAAGAGGGAAAAACCATCACAAATAAAGATTATTCAGGTAAAGTTTATGTTGTTGAGTTTTTCTTTGCGACTTGTCCTACGATCTGTCCAATTATGAATCGAAAAATGGTGACCATTCAAAATGAATTTTTTGGAAACCCTAATTTCGGTATTGCTTCTTTTACTATTACTCCAGATATTGATACACCAGAAAAGTTAAAAGAGTATGCTGACAATTATAATATAACTCACAAAAATTGGAATTTATTAACTGGGAAATCTCAAGATGAAGTATTTAAACTTTCTAATGAAGGATTTAAATTATATGCTGGAAACGGGCAAGTTTCTCATGGTGGTTTTGAACATTCGGGTTTATTTGCTTTAGTTGATAAAGATGGATATATTCGTTCAAGATATGACGAACAGGGTAATGCAATAATGTATTACAGAGCCTTAGAAGAACAAGATTTTCCAGATCAGATTAATGAATTAAAACAAGATATTAAACTTTTATTAAATGAGTAA
- a CDS encoding rhodanese-like domain-containing protein, translated as MKQLVFLFSLFLIQTTQAQGSLKKLLKKFNQESVPYIHVENLDDKDENTVLLDAREPIEFEVSHLKNAICVGYDHFDLQKTLQQLPEDKNAKIVVYCSIGIRSEDVAEQLKKAGYTNVFNLYGGIFEWKNNGNRVLNKNNNPTEEVHAFNKEWGVWLTKGIKIYE; from the coding sequence ATGAAACAATTAGTCTTCCTCTTTTCATTGTTTTTAATTCAAACTACCCAAGCACAGGGAAGTTTAAAGAAGTTGTTGAAAAAATTCAACCAAGAATCAGTCCCTTATATTCATGTTGAAAATTTAGATGATAAAGATGAAAATACAGTGTTATTAGATGCTCGTGAACCAATAGAGTTTGAAGTAAGTCATTTAAAAAACGCTATTTGTGTTGGTTATGATCATTTCGATTTACAAAAAACACTACAACAATTACCAGAAGATAAAAACGCCAAAATAGTAGTATATTGTTCTATAGGTATTCGTTCAGAAGATGTTGCAGAACAACTTAAAAAAGCGGGATACACAAACGTATTCAACTTATATGGCGGTATTTTTGAATGGAAAAATAATGGGAATAGGGTTCTAAATAAAAACAATAACCCCACAGAAGAAGTCCATGCTTTCAATAAAGAATGGGGAGTATGGTTAACGAAAGGAATTAAGATATATGAGTAA